The DNA region TTTGGATAAAGTTTCTTCTCAATAAAGTACGGATCGTTCAGAGCGATATGCTCCAGCTCCATAGCGATATCTAACAGCTCATCACTAAGATTCAGCTCTTTCAGGACTTCATGGCAGCTCTCACGCATTACAGTAGCGCGTGGGTCGTGATTCTTATATACACGATGTCCGAAGCCCATCAAACGGAATGGATCGTCCTTATTTTTTGCTTTTTCAATGTACTCAGGAATACGGTCAACGCTGCCGATTTCTTCTAACATTTTCAGACAGGCTTCGTTAGCACCACCGTGAGCAGGTCCCCACAAAGAAGCAATACCCGCAGCAATACAGGCAAATGGGTTGGCACCGGATGAACCAGCGGTTCTCACCGTTGAGGTTGATGCATTTTGCTCATGGTCCGCATGCAGAATCAAAATACGATCCATTGCGCGTTCAATAACCGGATTCACTACATACTCTTCACACGGAGTCGCAAACATCATATGCAGGAAGTTACCGGCATAAGAAAGATCGTTACGTGGATAAATAAATGGCTGACCGACAGAATACTTGTAACACATCGCCGCGACAGTTGGCATTTTGGATAACAAACGGAACGCCGTGATTTCACGGTGACGTTCATTATGCACATCCAAAGAGTCATGATAGAAGGCAGCCAGAGCACCGGTCACCCCACAAAGCACCGCCATTGGGTGCGAGTCACGGCGGAAACCCTGGAACAGACGGGTAATTTGCTCATGAATCATGGTGTGGCGCGTAACAATCTCTTTAAAAGTAGCAAACTGTTCTGGTGTTGGGGTTTCACCATACATCAGAATGTAGCAAACCTCTAAATAAGTTGAGTTCTTTGCCAGCTGGGCAATAGGAAAACCACGGTGTAAAAGAACACCTTCATTACCATCAATAAAGGTGATTTGAGATTCACAGGACGCGGTGGATAGGTAACCCGGATCATAGGTAAACAGTCCTTTTGAACCCAATGTTCTTACGTCTAAAACGTCTTCGCCCAGGGTACCTGATAATATGGGTAGCTCAATACTTCTGCCATCATCAAAGACTAACGTTGCTTTTTTTTCTACAGCCATGATTGTCTCCATAATTAATTCAGGTTAAGGGATTCTGGCAATTTGTTAGCGGTGAAACTGCCGATTGCCTTTCCTATAAACAACTTGCTAATACAGTTGCATAAATTTAGACCATCGTGAAGATTAATTTTACTTTTTTTTTACAATTTAATGCTGCGTTAGCATTTATTTAACATATTAGATGATGTCTTTCACATAAACTTATTGTTTTTAATGGTTTTTTTATGATTGTGATCGTTGTCACTATTTAAGTAAATTGTTATCAATCTGTTTTTATTTGAATTGTATTTGTAAAATGAGGCTTCTATACTCATGGACACTTCCTGGGCGGGGTGTGCAACCTTTAGTCAGAAAAAGTGGGTTGTACCTCGTTAGTTGGATATCTGGCAAAGAGTGATTTTTTGAACATAACAATTGATATCACAAAGGGTTATGTTCAGAGAGATAATCTGTTTTAATAGGGGAACGTGATTGTAATGAGGTGCTAAATTTCGTTGCAATACGTACCAATTGTAAGCAGCAACAATCGTTTTACCAGTGCTGGATAAAAGTGGATCAAACAACTCTCTTTTAACAGTTCATTAAAATAAGCTTGTTAGCTTTTAGTAACAACGCGTTAGAGAAGAGAGTAGCGGGTTCATGTCGCAACACATACTGAAGCATGAAGCTTAAGAGGTCATAATGCAGAACGGCGCAATAAAGACTTGGTTAGACTCATCCTACCTTGCTGGTGCAAACCAGTCTTACATAGAGCAGCTCTACGAGGATTATCTGACGGATCCTGATTCTATCGATGAGAGCTGGAGAAAAATTTTCGATAAACTGCCTACTGATGTATTAAGCCCGGATCAATTCCATTCAACCACACGTGATTATTTCCGTCGGTTAGCGAAAGATGCCAAACGTTACACCTCTAACGTTAGCGACCCGGAGAACGACGCTAAACAAGTTAAAGTACTACAGCTTATTAACGCCTTCCGCTTCCGCGGCCATCAGAATGCCAATCTTGACCCTATTAAATTACGCTATAAAGAGCCGGTGCTCGAGCTTGACCCTGCCTACCATAATTTAACTGAAGAAGATATGCAGGAAACCTTTAACGTTGGCTCTTTTGCCATCGGTAAAGAGACCATGAAGCTCAGCGACCTTTATCAGGCTCTGAAACAAACCTATTGTGATTCTATTGGTGCAGAGTACATGCACATTACCAACACAGAAGAGAAACGCTGGATCCAACAGCGTCTGGAATCTGTTGTAGGTCGTGGTACTTATAGTAAAGAAGAAAAGAAATGCTTCCTGCAGGAACTGACAGCAGCAGAAGGGCTGGAGCGCTATCTGGGTGCTAAATACCCTGGAGCCAAGCGTTTCTCGCTGGAAGGTGGTGATGCGCTGATTCCAATGCTGAAAGAGATGGTGCGTCACGCAGCCAGAAATGATGCCAAAGAAGTGGTTCTGGGCATGGCTCACCGCGGTCGTCTTAACGTATTGATTAACCTGCTGGGTAAACGCCCGGGCGATCTGTTTGATGAGTTTGCCGGTATCCATAAAGAGCATCTTGGCGCTGGTGACGTTAAGTACCATCAGGGTTTCTCATCTGATTTCGAAACTGACGGCAACCGTGTCCACCTGACGCTGGCATTTAACCCATCGCATCTGGAAATCGTAAGTCCGGTAGTTATTGGCTCGGTTCGCGCCCGTCGCGATCGACTGAATGCCACTGGCAGCAGCAATCAGGTTTTACCTATTACTATCCACGGTGACGCGGCGGTGATTGGGCAGGGCATCGTTCAGGAAACGCTGAATATGTCTCAGGTTCGTGCCTATGAAGTAGGTGGAACCGTACGTATCGTGATTAACAACCAAATCGGCTTTACTACCTCATTCCCTCAGGATGTGCGTTCAACAGAATACTGTACCGACATCGCTAAAATGATTCAGGCACCGATTTTCCACGTTAATGCTGACGATCCTGAAGCGGTGGCGTTTGTGACGCGTCTGGCACTGGATTACCGCAATACCTTTAAACGTGATGTGATGATCGATTTGCTGTGTTATCGCCGTCATGGTCATAACGAAGCGGATGAGCCAAGTGCAACCCAGCCAATGATGTACACCAAAATCAGAAAACAGCCTACGCCACGTAAGGTGTATGCCGATCGACTGATTGAAAATAATGTGGTTACCGCGGAAGAAGTCACCGAAATGGTGAACCTGTATCGTGATGCGTTGGATCGCGGTGAGTGTGTGGTTGAAGAATGGCGTCCACTGAGCACCCATTCAATGACCTGGGCACCTTACCTGAATCACGAGTGGGATGAAGAGTATGCCAATACCGTTGAGGTGAAACGTTTGCAGGATCTGGCTCGCCGTATTAGTCAGGTTCCTGAAAGTGTTGAACTTCACCCCCGGGTTGCCAAAATTTATGAAGATCGTGCTCTGATGGCTGAAGGTGAAAAGCCATTTGACTGGGGCGCTGCAGAAAATCTGGCTTATGCAACATTGGTTGATGAGAGCACACCGGTGCGTATTTCAGGTGAAGACTCTGGTCGTGGCACTTTCTTCCATCGCCATGCGGTAGTGCATAACCAAAAAGATGGTTCCTACTATATTCCTTTGGCCAACATCCATAACGGTCAGAGCGAATTTCAGGTATGGGACTCAGTACTGAGTGAGGCTGGTGTTCTGGCGTTCGAATATGGTTATGCCAGTGCAGACCCTCGCACGCTGACCATTTGGGAAGCGCAGTTTGGTGATTTCGCCAACGGTGCTCAAGTAGTTATCGACCAGTTCATTAGCTCCGGAGAGCAGAAATGGGGCCGTATGTGTGGTCTGGTAATGTTACTGCCGCACGGTTATGAAGGTCAGGGTCCTGAGCACTCCTCTGCGCGTCTGGAACGTTACCTGCAACTCTGTGCCGAACAGAATATTCAGGTTTGTATACCGTCTACACCGGCTCAGGTTTATCACATGTTACGCCGTCAGGCACTGCGTGGTATGCGTCGTCCACTGGTGGTGATGTCACCGAAATCACTGCTGCGTCATCCATTAGCGATCTCTTCGCTGGATGAACTGGCAAATGGTTCGTTCCAACCGGCTATTGGTGAAATAGATAATCTGAATCCGAAACAGGTAAAACGCGTGGTAATGTGTTCCGGTAAGGTTTATTTCGACTTGCTGGAGCAGCGCCGGGCGAGTGGAAAAAGCGATGTGGCGATTATCCGTATCGAGCAGCTGTATCCATTCCCTCATCAGGCCATGCAAAATGCTTTACAGGATTACGCCCACGTCAAAGATTTTATCTGGTGTCAGGAAGAGCCTTTAAATCAGGGAGCCTGGTACTGTAGCCAGCATAATATTCGTGACGTGATCCCTGAAGGTGCAACGCTGAAGTATGCCGGACGCCCTGCATCCGCTTCTCCGGCAGTAGGTTATATGTCCGTGCACCAGGAACAGCAAAAGAAACTGGTTGAAGACGCGCTTAACGTAAAATGAATAAGGATAAAAAATGAGTAACATAGACATTCTCGTTCCAGACCTTCCTGAATCCGTTGCGGATGCTACTGTTGCGACGTGGCACAAAAAACCAGGCGACAGCGTTGAGCGTGATGAAGTACTGGTTGAGATTGAAACAGATAAAGTGGTACTGGAAGTTCCTGCTCTGGAATCCGGTGTGCTTGATGCCATCGTAGAAGAAGAGGGTGCAACCG from Limnobaculum xujianqingii includes:
- a CDS encoding citrate synthase, which encodes MAVEKKATLVFDDGRSIELPILSGTLGEDVLDVRTLGSKGLFTYDPGYLSTASCESQITFIDGNEGVLLHRGFPIAQLAKNSTYLEVCYILMYGETPTPEQFATFKEIVTRHTMIHEQITRLFQGFRRDSHPMAVLCGVTGALAAFYHDSLDVHNERHREITAFRLLSKMPTVAAMCYKYSVGQPFIYPRNDLSYAGNFLHMMFATPCEEYVVNPVIERAMDRILILHADHEQNASTSTVRTAGSSGANPFACIAAGIASLWGPAHGGANEACLKMLEEIGSVDRIPEYIEKAKNKDDPFRLMGFGHRVYKNHDPRATVMRESCHEVLKELNLSDELLDIAMELEHIALNDPYFIEKKLYPNVDFYSGIILKAIGIPTSMFTVIFAIARTIGWIAHWNEMYTDGIRIARPRQLYNGYTEREFHSQIPKRQDKS
- the sucA gene encoding 2-oxoglutarate dehydrogenase E1 component, which translates into the protein MQNGAIKTWLDSSYLAGANQSYIEQLYEDYLTDPDSIDESWRKIFDKLPTDVLSPDQFHSTTRDYFRRLAKDAKRYTSNVSDPENDAKQVKVLQLINAFRFRGHQNANLDPIKLRYKEPVLELDPAYHNLTEEDMQETFNVGSFAIGKETMKLSDLYQALKQTYCDSIGAEYMHITNTEEKRWIQQRLESVVGRGTYSKEEKKCFLQELTAAEGLERYLGAKYPGAKRFSLEGGDALIPMLKEMVRHAARNDAKEVVLGMAHRGRLNVLINLLGKRPGDLFDEFAGIHKEHLGAGDVKYHQGFSSDFETDGNRVHLTLAFNPSHLEIVSPVVIGSVRARRDRLNATGSSNQVLPITIHGDAAVIGQGIVQETLNMSQVRAYEVGGTVRIVINNQIGFTTSFPQDVRSTEYCTDIAKMIQAPIFHVNADDPEAVAFVTRLALDYRNTFKRDVMIDLLCYRRHGHNEADEPSATQPMMYTKIRKQPTPRKVYADRLIENNVVTAEEVTEMVNLYRDALDRGECVVEEWRPLSTHSMTWAPYLNHEWDEEYANTVEVKRLQDLARRISQVPESVELHPRVAKIYEDRALMAEGEKPFDWGAAENLAYATLVDESTPVRISGEDSGRGTFFHRHAVVHNQKDGSYYIPLANIHNGQSEFQVWDSVLSEAGVLAFEYGYASADPRTLTIWEAQFGDFANGAQVVIDQFISSGEQKWGRMCGLVMLLPHGYEGQGPEHSSARLERYLQLCAEQNIQVCIPSTPAQVYHMLRRQALRGMRRPLVVMSPKSLLRHPLAISSLDELANGSFQPAIGEIDNLNPKQVKRVVMCSGKVYFDLLEQRRASGKSDVAIIRIEQLYPFPHQAMQNALQDYAHVKDFIWCQEEPLNQGAWYCSQHNIRDVIPEGATLKYAGRPASASPAVGYMSVHQEQQKKLVEDALNVK